From Cyprinus carpio isolate SPL01 chromosome A7, ASM1834038v1, whole genome shotgun sequence, a single genomic window includes:
- the LOC109093839 gene encoding kinesin-like protein KIF18A — protein MSDGEVCSHIKVVVRVRPLNDKEKDGNHKRVVHVVDNHMLIFDPKEEEVTFFRGQRVGNRDVRRRANKDLKFVFDSVFREDSSQVEVFENTTKAIVDGVLNGYNCTVFAYGATGAGKTHTMLGSSDDPGVTFLTVKELFARMDLIKEDKVFNLAFSYLEVYNEQIRDLLTNSGPLAVREDSSSGVVVQGLTLHQPKSAEHILEALDYGNRNRTQHPTDMNATSSRSHAVFQIYLRQQDKTPSLNPNVRVAKMSLIDLAGSERASATNAKGARLREGANINRSLLALGNVINTLANPKCKKTHIPYRDSKLTRLLKDSLGGNCRTVMIANVSPSSLSYEDTHNTLKYANRAKEIKSTLRSNVMSLDSHIGQYAVICEKQKAEIVMLKQKLKEYEERKVEVPALNPVPIQRRAEFEKMSQSLCSVFAARLQVRKEHLDIEKQLNESRLTMRHRELWHQQSLIFFPDNRAERATCKYERKLASLKSHQAHLQKRLMESEKHFQENEGWLHRIENEMKLLGHEGHSPEELKRELQCHQLQLRITDLQQHIEHMSHLISVQDQENTHTHKLVNALLSTCRRQHLALKAANIATDDAEWEELERLVHRERGVVWADQEKAEDRDDGGTGSTHLQPILSFSHLVSCQSTPCSSEKHTRRSSQRLRPTHSSKGCSPQHQEGNAECPLKKPIRRKLSVSPANPDGDGPIPVLSHYPPAVQEVLKQEGMFPLQYTPEGQPHTSGGFDPNSTIDIGHNEDSAGSNATVILSPEPPGHTTLRALRANNGNDPAKRLEIPSLLDLRKSKPSYMAMTSAAKVKRKFNCSNTGKEDSSQATAAAPKRIKRDPCEASKPLRIRRFGVSSENEPSRRVVRSVSEGNLHQLDQRKPKLSSLRPAALFKKVTKRM, from the exons ATGTCAGATGGTGAGGTGTGCAGCCACATTAAAGTGGTGGTCCGTGTCCGTCCTTTAAACGACAAAGAAAAGGATGGAAATCACAAGAGGGTTGTCCACGTTGTTGACAACCACATGCTTATATTTGATCCTAAAGAGGAAGAAGTGACATTTTTCCGGGGACAGCGGGTAGGCAACAGAGATGTGCGGCGCAGAGCCAACAAGGACCTCAAGTTTGTGTTTGACAGTGTTTTTAGGGAGGACTCTTCACAGGTGGAAGTTTTTGAGAACACCACTAAAGCAATAGTGGATGGTGTCCTGAATGGCTACAACTGCACTG TGTTTGCTTATGGAGCTACAGGAGCAGGAAAAACGCACACAATGTTGGGTAGTAGTGATGATCCAGGAGTGACGTTTCTCACTGTGAAAGAACTGTTTGCTCGCATGGACCTCATCAAGGAGGACAAAGTGTTTAACCTAGCCTTTTCTTATCTTGAG GTTTATAATGAGCAGATTCGGGATTTGCTAACTAACTCTGGGCCATTAGCGGTGAGAGAGGACAGCTCCAGTGGAGTTGTTGTTCAAGGACTCACCTTGCACCAG CCCAAATCTGCAGAGCACATCCTTGAAGCTCTTGATTATGGTAACAGAAATAGGACGCAGCACCCCACTGACATGAACGCCACGTCTTCCCGCTCTCATGCCGTATTCCAG ATCTACTTGAGGCAGCAGGATAAGACACCCAGTCTCAATCCAAATGTTCGTGTGGCCAAGATGAGCTTAATCGACCTGGCGGGCTCAGAAAGGGCCAGTGCCACCAATGCTAAGGGGGCTCGTCTCAGAGAGGGGGCCAACATCAACCGCTCCCTCCTCGCCCTAGGAAATGTCATCAACACGCTCGCCAACCCCAAA TGTAAGAAGACACACATTCCTTACAGAGATAGCAAGCTGACACGGCTCCTCAAAGACTCTCTGGGTGGAAACTGCCGAACTGTGATGATCGCGAACGTCAGCCCGTCCTCACTTTCCTATGAAGATACACACAACACTCTCAAATATGCCAACCGCGCCAAGGAGATCAAATCCACT CTGAGGAGTAACGTGATGAGCTTGGACAGTCACATTGGCCAGTATGCTGTCATCTGTGAAAAGCAGAAAGctgag aTTGTCATGTTGAAACAGAAACTCAAAGAGTACGAAGAGCGGAAGGTGGAGGTTCCTGCTCTTAATCCAGTCCCTATCCAAAGGAGAGCCGAGTTTGAGAA GATGTCTCAGTCCCTGtgcagtgtgtttgcagcacGTCTGCAGGTCCGTAAAGAGCATCTGGACATCGAGAAGCAGTTGAATGAAAGCAGGTTGACTATGAGACACAGGGAGCTGTGGCACCAGCAGAGCCTGATCTTCTTCCCCGACAACAGGGCCGAAAGG GCCACCTGCAAGTACGAGCGTAAACTGGCCTCCCTGAAGTCTCACCAGGCGCACTTGCAAAAACGCTTGATGGAGAGTGAAAAGCATTTCCAGGAGAACGAGGGATGGCTTCATCGCATCGAAAACGAAATGAAGCTGCTTGGACATGAAGGACACTCTCCAGAG GAACTGAAAAGAGAACTGCAGTGCCATCAGCTGCAGCTGCGGATTACTGACCTTCAGCAACACATCGAGCACATGAGCCACCTCATCAGCGTTCAAGACCAGGAAAACACTCACACGCACAA GTTGGTGAACGCCCTGCTGTCCACCTGCCGCCGACAGCACCTGGCGTTGAAGGCCGCGAACATTGCCACAGATGACGCTGAGTGGGAGGAGCTGGAGCGGCTGGTGCACAGGGAGAGGGGTGTGGTCTGGGCAGACCAGGAGAAAGCAGAAGACAGGGATGATGGTGGCACAGGAAGCACTCATCTACAGCCCATCCTGTCTTTCTCACACCTCGTGTCTTGCCAGAGCACGCCATGCA GCTCAGAGAAACACACACGTCGATCCTCACAGCGTCTCAGACCAACACACTCATCTAAAG GCTGTAGCCCTCAACATCAGGAAGGAAATGCTGAATGTCCTCTTAAGAAACCGATCAGGAGGAAGCTGTCTGTGTCTCCTGCAAACCCAGATGGGGATGGGCCCATTCCTGTGCTGTCCCATTACCCTCCTGCCGTTCAGGAGGTCTTAAAACAGGAGGGCATGTTCCCGCTGCAGTACACTCCTGAAGGGCAGCCGCACACCTCTGGCGGCTTTGATCCAAACTCCACTATCGACATTGGTCACAACGAGGACTCAGCAGGCAGTAATGCCACAGTCATCCTATCACCTGAGCCCCCTGGCCACACAACACTCCGGGCACTACGTGCTAACAACGGAAATGATCCGGCTAAAAG GTTGGAAATCCCATCACTATTAGACCTGCGAAAATCCAAACCCTCCTACATGGCCATGACCTCAGCTGCCAAGGTCAAGCGCAAGTTCAActg TTCCAACACTGGGAAAGAAGACAGTTCTCAGGCCACGGCTGCAGCACCCAAGCGCATAAAGAGAGATCCCTGCGAGGCATCTAAACCACTGCGAATCCGACGTTTTGGAG TATCATCGGAGAACGAGCCAAGCCGTAGAGTAGTACGGAGTGTGTCTGAGGGAAACCTCCATCAGCTTGACCAGCGTAAGCCCAAGCTGAGCTCATTGAGGCCTGCTGCACTCTTTAAAAAAGTTACCAAGAGGATGTGA